One Dictyoglomus turgidum DSM 6724 DNA window includes the following coding sequences:
- the rsmD gene encoding 16S rRNA (guanine(966)-N(2))-methyltransferase RsmD, whose protein sequence is MSSEIKVSGGFLKDKKVKVLRQGNYRITMEQVRRSMFNIISEKVLGSFFLDLFAGSGIVGIEAISYGAEKSVFVENHIHAVKLLRENLKNLGIQEKTKVIYKDVFEFLNKTPEEKYDIIFADPPYELSEKILNVVEYVNNYNWLKIDGILIIEHHKKTILPDDLFNLSKFLEKNYGETVLSFYKY, encoded by the coding sequence TTGTCCTCTGAAATAAAAGTCTCGGGAGGCTTTTTAAAAGATAAAAAAGTAAAAGTTTTGAGACAAGGAAATTATAGGATTACTATGGAACAAGTAAGAAGGTCTATGTTTAATATTATATCCGAAAAGGTTTTGGGAAGTTTTTTCCTTGATCTTTTTGCAGGTTCTGGTATTGTAGGTATTGAAGCTATAAGTTATGGAGCAGAAAAATCTGTATTCGTGGAGAATCACATTCATGCAGTAAAACTTCTAAGGGAAAACCTTAAAAATCTTGGAATACAAGAAAAAACTAAAGTAATATATAAAGATGTTTTTGAATTTCTAAATAAAACTCCAGAGGAGAAGTATGATATCATATTTGCAGATCCGCCGTATGAATTGAGCGAAAAGATTTTAAATGTGGTAGAATATGTCAATAATTATAACTGGCTAAAGATTGATGGTATATTGATCATAGAGCATCATAAAAAGACAATTTTACCAGATGATCTTTTTAATTTGTCTAAATTTTT